A part of Argonema galeatum A003/A1 genomic DNA contains:
- a CDS encoding translation initiation factor produces MSSSKRKSSDLKTFTENRIVYSEFGNGDNSAALKRSVPDNSAALERAVPELPPNQQDLRVQASRKGRKGKTVTIITGFQSKPETLNALLKQLKTQCGTGGTVKDNTIEIQGDCGQRLVQVLIQQGYKAKICGG; encoded by the coding sequence ATGTCTTCTTCAAAACGCAAATCTTCCGACCTCAAAACCTTCACTGAAAATCGCATCGTCTATTCGGAATTTGGCAACGGCGACAACTCGGCTGCTCTAAAACGATCGGTCCCAGACAACTCAGCAGCTCTAGAACGAGCAGTCCCAGAACTACCGCCAAATCAACAAGACCTCCGAGTGCAGGCATCCCGTAAAGGTCGCAAGGGCAAAACTGTAACGATAATTACTGGTTTTCAAAGTAAGCCGGAAACTCTCAACGCCTTGCTCAAACAGTTGAAAACTCAATGCGGTACTGGTGGCACTGTTAAAGACAATACCATTGAAATTCAAGGGGATTGCGGTCAGAGGCTTGTTCAGGTTCTGATTCAACAGGGTTA